In Spartobacteria bacterium, a single window of DNA contains:
- a CDS encoding inovirus Gp2 family protein, whose translation MNMKQNIIQITLNNDRIKKYENELKPNIIDKYNKLIDIMKSSCSSFAQIMFSLSYPQSESIKPRYEHIQIFNYFFKASLIRKYCQNGQVSALKVIWIRNFDTNHTPQFHYLILINGESTNLKDEVTEAARTQWGLTLGVNSANLVHLNAENEKENILNGNLIFNRNLSQPKQAAMERLMFRQAQYLAQLVDHELLQKGA comes from the coding sequence GTGAATATGAAACAAAATATAATCCAGATTACTCTCAATAATGACAGAATAAAGAAATACGAAAACGAATTAAAACCAAACATTATTGACAAATATAATAAGCTTATTGACATAATGAAGAGCTCATGCAGTTCCTTCGCCCAAATCATGTTCAGCCTTTCCTACCCTCAAAGCGAAAGCATCAAACCAAGATACGAACATATTCAAATATTTAACTATTTCTTCAAAGCCTCCCTAATCCGCAAGTACTGCCAAAATGGGCAAGTCAGTGCCCTTAAAGTGATCTGGATCAGAAATTTTGACACAAACCATACGCCACAGTTCCACTATCTCATCCTCATCAATGGAGAATCAACAAACCTAAAGGACGAAGTCACCGAAGCAGCAAGGACACAATGGGGACTAACTCTGGGCGTTAATTCCGCGAACCTGGTCCACCTCAACGCCGAGAATGAAAAAGAAAACATTCTAAATGGCAACTTGATTTTCAACAGAAATCTCTCCCAGCCGAAACAGGCAGCCATGGAAAGGCTCATGTTTCGACAAGCCCAATACCTAGCGCAACTCGTCGATCACGAACTACTACAAAAAGGCGCTTAG
- a CDS encoding single-stranded DNA-binding protein — translation MNHQDYCSSETSKLAKALIQVQRILQPATKDRLNPFTHSNYATLNSVMDSCREALLTNGIWLTQYPVPSEPGHLGLVTKLVHAESGQWQSSHAVVPLPKNDPQGLGIAMTYSRRYSISAMLGIVTEEDTDGNMPKDSGKGGPRQKKTPAMQDSEVSSPHTSGRSLPSQLPKIDGITYQEITATDGQVCIVATGSTQAKKELLAGAGFKWNPQRKMWWKYAQAS, via the coding sequence ATGAACCATCAAGATTACTGTTCGTCAGAAACGTCCAAACTGGCCAAGGCCCTGATCCAAGTGCAGCGCATCTTGCAGCCTGCGACTAAGGACCGCCTCAACCCTTTCACCCATTCAAACTACGCCACCCTCAACAGCGTCATGGATTCCTGTCGGGAAGCACTACTGACCAACGGTATCTGGCTCACCCAGTATCCAGTTCCGTCTGAACCGGGCCATCTCGGCCTTGTGACCAAGCTGGTCCACGCCGAATCCGGGCAGTGGCAGTCGTCCCATGCTGTTGTCCCCTTGCCAAAGAACGATCCCCAGGGACTTGGCATCGCCATGACCTACAGCAGACGATATTCGATCTCCGCGATGCTCGGCATCGTCACTGAGGAGGATACCGATGGGAACATGCCCAAGGATTCCGGCAAGGGTGGGCCGCGTCAGAAAAAGACTCCCGCCATGCAGGACTCTGAAGTATCCTCCCCTCATACTTCCGGCCGATCATTACCATCCCAACTCCCGAAAATTGATGGCATCACCTACCAGGAGATCACCGCTACTGACGGCCAGGTGTGCATCGTGGCCACAGGCAGCACTCAGGCCAAAAAAGAACTCCTGGCTGGCGCCGGTTTCAAATGGAATCCCCAACGCAAGATGTGGTGGAAATATGCGCAAGCATCATGA